A stretch of the Strigops habroptila isolate Jane chromosome 15, bStrHab1.2.pri, whole genome shotgun sequence genome encodes the following:
- the BRD3OS gene encoding putative uncharacterized protein BRD3OS — MTDTVMNGRVPLPEKALSEGYARLRYRDTSLLIWQQQQQKLESAPPNTYLSRSRSMWYSQYGNEAILVRDKNKLDAPRDTGQSKFCAIM; from the coding sequence ATGACTGACACGGTGATGAATGGGAGGGTGCCGCTGCCGGAGAAAGCCTTGTCCGAGGGCTATGCCCGGCTGCGGTACCGGGACACCTCCCTGCtcatctggcagcagcagcagcagaagctggagtCAGCACCCCCCAACACGTACCTGAGCCGGAGCCGGAGCATGTGGTACTCACAGTACGGCAACGAAGCCATCCTGGTGCGGGACAAGAACAAGCTGGACGCGCCCAGGGACACGGGGCAGTCCAAGTTTTGTGCTATTATGTGA